In Cicer arietinum cultivar CDC Frontier isolate Library 1 chromosome 7, Cicar.CDCFrontier_v2.0, whole genome shotgun sequence, the genomic window TAAGTTGATATAAAGATTCTGTTCCACCATAATACGACCCAAATTACCCAACAAAATTTCAGTTGCCCAAGTTGGTTGCTACTCTTTCAAAACCCTTCCCGCTTTTGCTTGTCTTGTCCCCAATATCCTTTGGTGATTTTGGACACCAAGAAAATGGATATATGATAcaatagttttgtttttattattattattattttgttatttgtttttgtgataaaaataattaatagacaAATTAATGTTTGGTATTTTGAGCATTACTCAAAATAGTCACTAAATTTTAAGAGTTTACAAATAactatattcatattttttttgtaccGGCAAACATCTACATTCATAAAATTGTAATACCTTATTCAGATTAACTACTaaatctattaattattttttttatcttacaaAAGATAATAAATTCTATTATAGTTAACTTACACAATTGTAAGGTCTTAGATTCAAACTCAGAAAAAGACGTTcacaatatcaaaatttatcagttaagttattaatttattctatTAAAAACTATTGTGTTATAATGAATGAATATCGATATGATTTTCTACGTGAATATcacattgatttctttttattaaagactaaattgtatattaaaattacaaattaaaaactcACATATTCATAATTCAGTGTAATGCGCTAGCCGCTTATAAAAAAAGATGAGATAATTGCCTCTAACTACATAAATGAAATGGTTGAATATTTTACTCATTACAATTTTGTTAAAGTATTTATCAAactcataaaatttaaaaattattttctcgaTTCTTGcaatttaaaatacaattttatcaattcactaaaaaaaaacagaataaTGAAATTAGAGCTTAGTTGATGTTCCGAATTGGCTTAATTGATGTCATATTGAGGGGTTTGGTGTGGGGTGGGTGGGGGCTGAATTGTGAGTTTGGTAGACAATCCCCTTGCAAATTAGGGGGGAATGGATAACTTTGATTGAtcctaaatattaatataactgAAAGCATGAGTTGGATTGATTAATGTTTGTAAAGTTAGGTTAATGTCAATTCTTCATTTAACTATTCGATTGGGTTCATGCATATAGTTTACATATTGACAAAGGTAAATCCCCCTATGCACAACACCATTTgcattaaaattacaaaattcacaaataaaaaacaagaatTTGAATTGTCTTTGTTAGGCAAAATCACGTCTACATACATTAGGTTAAAATCAGACTATCCTAATTTTCATAcagattttaatttaaaacaacaaaaatcttaaatttaaaaatattactgATGTGTGATTTTGATCATGGCAGCCAATTATGAGAAAGTTATTGGCACTTGCATCATGCTTCGGACTTAAGGACCAAAATCTCCCCCAATTTCATATTACGATTCTTTCTTTACTTTAGCTTCACTAAAGTTGACAGCAAAAAACAGTTTTCTGTGACCATACGTCATAAAAATTGACCTTATACAAATGGGAAAAGAATAAGAAATAACAGACTCTaatcatataataatttaagaataaaACAACTTTACTATTTTCATTAAGAACTAgtatattatttgtatttacaTCATGTCACAAATTACAATCACAATAgaactaaaattttaacattggATTGGATTGACTGCATAACAGAAGAAGGTGCTAATAATTGCCTTTGAAGTTATGAAGAGACTATACAGAACGATCAATTAATTTCACAAGAAAATTAtcctaaacaaaaatattaacaaaatcaTCTTCACAACTCACAAGACAAATCTTGATCCCTTGTTTATGGTGGACCCTTCATAACCTTCTATTTCCTACTCACTGTActgacaaaaaaaaagttataaagaaaaaagaaaaagaaaaaggtaGAGAAGCATAATAACAGAATattcacacacacaaaaattaaaaaatcaacaaGAATAACCCAATCGTTGATTAACACGATCCCTTAGAATTCCATTATACAAAGCTACTCTGTTAGCAGGCATTCCCCTGTTCTCATTTCCACCACTGCAATTCTTTTGAACCTTTGACCTTGAATTTAGCTTCAAATTATGTTTACTCATCACAGTACCATGTTCATGTTCATGTTCATGTTCATGTTCATGTTGGTGTTTCTTTCTATACTCTTCACCATCTCTACAAGAATCCATAACATCCTTAGCAAAATGaactctttttttcttcttatttgttttctttccaTCTGATCAAGAACCCACAATTGTGTcagcaaaaagaagaaaaaaaaacaaatcttgTTAAATTGGGTTTAAGAATGTGTAGTGTACTCACCAGAAGATATGCAAGATCGAAGAATAGGAGATGGAGAAGGAGGAATTTGGTGAAGGGAGAATTGGGTTGGTGGGAGAGATTTCTGAAGACGGAGAGCGAGGAGGATGACTGTGCCGGAAACAGCCATGGCTGTTGCAAAGACAGCACCTTGTGCGCTTATCATCGAAGACATGATtttgttttgaagaaaagaaagagagttttggtttatttgatggaaattgagtttgtaaatgaACAAAAAAGTGAAACTTCTGTACTCTTATTTCAGCAGCAGCACAACAtactcaaaataatattataatcagAATCAATTAGGACAttctttt contains:
- the LOC101509021 gene encoding uncharacterized protein; translated protein: MSSMISAQGAVFATAMAVSGTVILLALRLQKSLPPTQFSLHQIPPSPSPILRSCISSDGKKTNKKKKRVHFAKDVMDSCRDGEEYRKKHQHEHEHEHEHEHGTVMSKHNLKLNSRSKVQKNCSGGNENRGMPANRVALYNGILRDRVNQRLGYSC